Proteins encoded by one window of Candidatus Poribacteria bacterium:
- a CDS encoding thioredoxin family protein, translating into MAILKDRDRETLLREFEKLTGKVKILYFTQEFECEFCEITGNLLREVADLSDKIDLEVYDFQKDQDKVESYGIDKIPAVVVEGERDYGIRFFGVPTGYEFASLIEDILLVSRGDPGLSPKTLEQISGIDKPVHIQVFITQTCPYCPRAVILAHKLAMASDLIRADMVGAIEFPHLANRYRVFGVPKIVVNEEHSFEGALPEPLFVAEVLKGIGR; encoded by the coding sequence ATGGCAATTCTCAAGGATAGGGATCGTGAGACATTGCTGAGGGAATTTGAAAAACTCACCGGTAAGGTCAAGATCCTCTATTTCACTCAAGAGTTCGAGTGTGAGTTCTGTGAGATAACGGGCAATCTGTTGAGGGAGGTGGCGGATCTTTCGGATAAAATCGATCTGGAGGTATATGACTTCCAGAAAGATCAGGATAAGGTTGAAAGCTACGGAATAGATAAGATCCCAGCCGTGGTCGTTGAAGGTGAGAGGGATTACGGCATCAGGTTCTTCGGCGTGCCCACCGGATACGAGTTCGCCTCGCTGATCGAGGATATATTGCTCGTTTCGAGGGGCGATCCCGGCCTTTCGCCCAAAACCCTGGAGCAGATATCGGGGATCGACAAGCCGGTTCACATCCAGGTTTTCATAACGCAGACCTGTCCCTACTGCCCGCGGGCGGTGATCCTGGCCCATAAACTCGCCATGGCTTCAGATCTTATAAGGGCCGATATGGTCGGGGCGATAGAGTTTCCGCACCTTGCCAACAGATATCGGGTCTTCGGCGTGCCGAAGATCGTCGTGAACGAGGAACATAGCTTTGAAGGGGCGCT